One part of the Phragmites australis chromosome 3, lpPhrAust1.1, whole genome shotgun sequence genome encodes these proteins:
- the LOC133913847 gene encoding 1-aminocyclopropane-1-carboxylate oxidase homolog 1-like has product MASAPAGYDRLSKLKAFDDTKAGVKGLVDAGVTAVPRIFHHLAPALPHQVHHDKTTTSIPVIDLAAAGVGTADLVAQVKAAAETVGFFQVLNHGVPEASMSEMLASIKSFNEEPAEAKRPYYTRDPKRRVRYQSNFDLFQSPAANWRDTLFLEMAPTGPAPDDIPPACRAIVSEYTRQVQSLGRALLELLSEALGLHGGYLEHVAGCLDGIVVASHYYPPCPEPHLTLGTTRHSDPSFLTVLLQDGVGGLQVLLGERWVDVAPVAGALVVNIGDLLQLMSNDRFKSVEHRVVATTAGPRVSVACFFRTNGPAASSRVYGPIISKEQDPPGPGYRSVAVEEFLGYYKHKGLDGRSALDHFRLPP; this is encoded by the coding sequence ATGGCCTCCGCCCCCGCCGGCTACGACCGCCTCAGCAAGCTCAAGGCCTTCGACGACACCAAGGCCGGCGTCAAGGGTCTCGTCGACGCCGGCGTCACCGCCGTCCCCCGCATCTTCCACCACCTTGCCCCTGCACTTCCTCATCAGGTCCACCACGACAAAACCACCACCAGCATCCCGGTCATCGACCTCGCTGCTGCAGGCGTCGGAACAGCCGACCTGGTCGCCCAGGTCAAGGCGGCCGCCGAGACCGTCGGCTTCTTCCAGGTGCTCAACCACGGCGTGCCGGAGGCCTCCATGTCCGAGATGCTCGCGTCGATCAAGAGCTTCAACGAGGAGCCCGCGGAGGCCAAGAGGCCCTACTACACCAGGGACCCCAAGAGGCGCGTCAGGTACCAGAGCAACTTCGACCTCTTCCAGTCGCCCGCGGCCAACTGGCGCGACACCCTCTTCCTGGAGATGGCTCCCACGGGGCCGGCGCCGGACGACATCCCGCCGGCGTGCAGGGCCATCGTGTCGGAGTACACGAGGCAGGTGCAGAGTCTGGGGCGCGCGCTGCTGGAGCTGCTGTCGGAGGCCCTGGGCCTCCACGGGGGGTACCTGGAGCACGTCGCCGGTTGCCTGGACGGGATCGTCGTGGCCAGCCACTACTACCCGCCGTGCCCGGAGCCGCACCTGACGCTGGGGACCACCAGGCACTCGGACCCCAGCTTCCTGACGGTGCTCCTCCAGGACGGCGTCGGCGGCCTGCAGGTGCTCCTAGGCGAGCGATGGGTGGACGTGGCTCCCGTGGCCGGCGCGCTTGTCGTCAACATCGGCGACCTCCTTCAGCTCATGTCCAACGACAGGTTCAAGAGCGTGGAGCACCGGGTGGTGGCCACGACCGCCGGCCCGCGAGTGTCGGTGGCCTGCTTCTTTAGGACGAACGGCCCTGCGGCATCCAGCAGGGTGTACGGCCCGATCATCAGCAAGGAACAGGACCCTCCTGGCCCTGGGTACAGGAGCGTCGCGGTGGAGGAGTTCCTCGGCTACTACAAACACAAGGGCCTCGACGGCCGATCTGCACTAGACCACTTCAGGCTACCTCCATAG